The Doryrhamphus excisus isolate RoL2022-K1 chromosome 18, RoL_Dexc_1.0, whole genome shotgun sequence genome contains a region encoding:
- the cttnbp2nla gene encoding CTTNBP2 N-terminal-like protein isoform X2, with the protein MESLTKPELLMLFSILEGELEARDMVIDTLKAQRKDLFIQERYGRYDLSDPFLALQRDGETVGSQDSKDSGCSPATSNPLVVLKLVVSHCRRMQEKMLAQLAAAESRHRMVIADLEEEKRKHAEDTAEGDDVTYILEKERERLHQQLEFERSQVRRLEKEQRRMSDQLEEERAQHKQLSCALAKECKWASARALEEGHRLTELSRKLEKEKEACQALKKELEEERRRALRMEARVEEQLAEFDTEREQLRSRLKKEEAHCHLLQRQVEELQNQQSDVTMVTHLLQDGAGVSSQVKGDPSTEEDEEGQTDVNGHHCVMEGSNSPPSQKIPNGNLSPGAPQSSSPCASPVLAKRPSGGPIPTGVPTPSAGKQSPYQAGINQRFHAARHKFQSSPDLESASAHLVSPKDAPPASSTSPPPESVQVKQMARSTVTQALSRFTTVQQTPKLANNSPFGTDYRCLAAPLSPMAGRATAPQGVRSPTIPRADRGNPPPIPPKKPGLAQAPPSPASLPRSSSHCNDSALSGSCGLTSGQDGVKELDVVVSSN; encoded by the exons GCTCAGCGTAAAGACCTCTTCATCCAGGAACGCTATGGAAGGTACGACCTCAGCGACCCTTTTCTGGCCCTGCAGAGAGACGGAGAGACGGTGGGGTCCCAAGACAGCAAGGACTCTGGGTGCTCCCCGGCCACTTCGAACCCCCTGGTGGTGCTCAAACTGGTGGTGAGCCACTGCAGGAGGATGCAGGAGAAGATGCTGGCCCAGCTGGCTGCAGCCGAGAGCAGGCACAGAATG GTGATTGCGGATCTGGAGGAGGAAAAGAGGAAGCATGCCGAGGACACGGCCGAGGGAGATGATGTCACCTACATTCTGGAGAAGGAACGGGAGCGCTTACATCAACAG CTGGAGTTTGAACGCAGCCAGGTGCGGCGTCTGGAAAAGGAGCAGCGCCGCATGAGTGATCAGCTGGAAGAGGAGCGTGCTCAGCATAAACAGCTCTCCTGCGCTTTGGCTAAAGAATGCAAGTGGGCCAGCGCCAGAGCCCTGGAGGAGGGACACCGACTCACCGAACTCAGTCGCAAGCTTGAAAAG GAGAAGGAGGCGTGTCAGGCCCTGAAGaaagagctggaggaggagcggaGGAGAGCTCTGAGAATGGAGGCCCGGGTGGAGGAGCAGCTGGCCGAGTTTGACACGGAGAGAGAGCAGCTCCGCTCCAGACTCAAGAAGGAGGAGGCTCACTGTCATCTGCTGCAACGACAG GTGGAGGAGCTGCAAAACCAGCAGAGTGATGTTACCATGGTGACGCACCTTCTTCAAGACGGGGCCGGCGTATCATCACAGGTCAAAGGTGACCCCAGCAcggaggaagatgaagaaggCCAAACAGACGTTAATGGTCACCATTGTGTGATGGAGGGTTCAAACAGCCCCCCCTCACAGAAGATCCCAAATGGGAATCTCTCTCCTGGAGCTCCGCAGAGTTCCTCTCCGTGTGCTTCTCCTGTGCTGGCTAAACGCCCCTCTGGTGGTCCCATCCCGACAGGCGTTCCGACCCCCTCGGCAGGAAAGCAGTCGCCCTACCAGGCAGGAATCAACCAGCGATTTCACGCCGCTCGTCACAAATTCCAAAGCTCCCCTGACCTGGAGTCTGCGTCCGCCCACCTTGTATCCCCAAAGGACGCCCCCCCAGCTAGCTCCACCTCTCCTCCACCAGAATCTGTCCAAGTCAAGCAGATGGCCCGTAGCACCGTCACTCAAGCATTGTCCCGcttcaccaccgtgcagcagacGCCAAAACTGGCAAACAATTCCCCCTTCGGTACAGACTACCGCTGCCTGGCGGCACCCTTATCGCCCATGGCGGGCCGAGCCACGGCGCCTCAAGGGGTGCGGTCGCCCACTATCCCCAGAGCGGACAGGGGGAACCCTCCACCCATCCCGCCTAAGAAACCCGGGCTGGCCCAAGCCCCTCCGTCTCCGGCTTCTCTTCCCAGGTCTTCCAGTCACTGTAACGACTCCGCCCTGTCTGGAAGCTGTGGTCTCACGTCCGGCCAGGATGGAGTCAAAGAACTGGACGTGGTGGTCTCCTCCAACTGA
- the cttnbp2nla gene encoding CTTNBP2 N-terminal-like protein isoform X1, with amino-acid sequence MKSKLNMESLTKPELLMLFSILEGELEARDMVIDTLKAQRKDLFIQERYGRYDLSDPFLALQRDGETVGSQDSKDSGCSPATSNPLVVLKLVVSHCRRMQEKMLAQLAAAESRHRMVIADLEEEKRKHAEDTAEGDDVTYILEKERERLHQQLEFERSQVRRLEKEQRRMSDQLEEERAQHKQLSCALAKECKWASARALEEGHRLTELSRKLEKEKEACQALKKELEEERRRALRMEARVEEQLAEFDTEREQLRSRLKKEEAHCHLLQRQVEELQNQQSDVTMVTHLLQDGAGVSSQVKGDPSTEEDEEGQTDVNGHHCVMEGSNSPPSQKIPNGNLSPGAPQSSSPCASPVLAKRPSGGPIPTGVPTPSAGKQSPYQAGINQRFHAARHKFQSSPDLESASAHLVSPKDAPPASSTSPPPESVQVKQMARSTVTQALSRFTTVQQTPKLANNSPFGTDYRCLAAPLSPMAGRATAPQGVRSPTIPRADRGNPPPIPPKKPGLAQAPPSPASLPRSSSHCNDSALSGSCGLTSGQDGVKELDVVVSSN; translated from the exons GCTCAGCGTAAAGACCTCTTCATCCAGGAACGCTATGGAAGGTACGACCTCAGCGACCCTTTTCTGGCCCTGCAGAGAGACGGAGAGACGGTGGGGTCCCAAGACAGCAAGGACTCTGGGTGCTCCCCGGCCACTTCGAACCCCCTGGTGGTGCTCAAACTGGTGGTGAGCCACTGCAGGAGGATGCAGGAGAAGATGCTGGCCCAGCTGGCTGCAGCCGAGAGCAGGCACAGAATG GTGATTGCGGATCTGGAGGAGGAAAAGAGGAAGCATGCCGAGGACACGGCCGAGGGAGATGATGTCACCTACATTCTGGAGAAGGAACGGGAGCGCTTACATCAACAG CTGGAGTTTGAACGCAGCCAGGTGCGGCGTCTGGAAAAGGAGCAGCGCCGCATGAGTGATCAGCTGGAAGAGGAGCGTGCTCAGCATAAACAGCTCTCCTGCGCTTTGGCTAAAGAATGCAAGTGGGCCAGCGCCAGAGCCCTGGAGGAGGGACACCGACTCACCGAACTCAGTCGCAAGCTTGAAAAG GAGAAGGAGGCGTGTCAGGCCCTGAAGaaagagctggaggaggagcggaGGAGAGCTCTGAGAATGGAGGCCCGGGTGGAGGAGCAGCTGGCCGAGTTTGACACGGAGAGAGAGCAGCTCCGCTCCAGACTCAAGAAGGAGGAGGCTCACTGTCATCTGCTGCAACGACAG GTGGAGGAGCTGCAAAACCAGCAGAGTGATGTTACCATGGTGACGCACCTTCTTCAAGACGGGGCCGGCGTATCATCACAGGTCAAAGGTGACCCCAGCAcggaggaagatgaagaaggCCAAACAGACGTTAATGGTCACCATTGTGTGATGGAGGGTTCAAACAGCCCCCCCTCACAGAAGATCCCAAATGGGAATCTCTCTCCTGGAGCTCCGCAGAGTTCCTCTCCGTGTGCTTCTCCTGTGCTGGCTAAACGCCCCTCTGGTGGTCCCATCCCGACAGGCGTTCCGACCCCCTCGGCAGGAAAGCAGTCGCCCTACCAGGCAGGAATCAACCAGCGATTTCACGCCGCTCGTCACAAATTCCAAAGCTCCCCTGACCTGGAGTCTGCGTCCGCCCACCTTGTATCCCCAAAGGACGCCCCCCCAGCTAGCTCCACCTCTCCTCCACCAGAATCTGTCCAAGTCAAGCAGATGGCCCGTAGCACCGTCACTCAAGCATTGTCCCGcttcaccaccgtgcagcagacGCCAAAACTGGCAAACAATTCCCCCTTCGGTACAGACTACCGCTGCCTGGCGGCACCCTTATCGCCCATGGCGGGCCGAGCCACGGCGCCTCAAGGGGTGCGGTCGCCCACTATCCCCAGAGCGGACAGGGGGAACCCTCCACCCATCCCGCCTAAGAAACCCGGGCTGGCCCAAGCCCCTCCGTCTCCGGCTTCTCTTCCCAGGTCTTCCAGTCACTGTAACGACTCCGCCCTGTCTGGAAGCTGTGGTCTCACGTCCGGCCAGGATGGAGTCAAAGAACTGGACGTGGTGGTCTCCTCCAACTGA
- the LOC131106316 gene encoding protein Wnt-2b-A-like, translating to MLLCHVKFTMAVRKLHPHSKPLSKVYILIWLLLIFTPRVDSSWWYIGALGARVICDNIPGLVNKQRQLCQRHPDLMQSIGEGAKEWIKECQHQFRHQRWNCSTLDRDHTVFGRVMLRSSREAAFVYAISSAGVVYAITRACSQGEIKICNCDGHKRGQSSDHRGNFDWGGCSDNINYGIKFAKAFVDARERMVKDARALMNLHNNRCGRMAVKRFMKLECKCHGVSGSCSVRTCWLAMSDFRRTGDYLRKKYNTAVEVTMNQDGTGFMVADRDFKGSTKNELVYVENSPDYCLMDRAAGSLGTAGRVCNKSSRGTDGCEVMCCGRGYDTMRVKRLSQCECKFKWCCKVECKDCEDTVDIHTCKPHKRPDWLDLT from the exons ATGTTGTTGTGTCACGTCAAGTTCACTATGGCGGTCAGGAAGTTGCATCCGCACTCCAAACCTTTATCTAAAGTCTACATTCTCATTTGGCTGCTGCTCATCTTCACACCCAGGGTGGATTCATCGTGGTG GTACATTGGAGCGTTGGGAGCACGGGTGATCTGCGACAACATTCCGGGTCTGGTGAACAAGCAGCGGCAGCTCTGCCAGCGCCACCCGGACTTGATGCAGTCCATCGGGGAGGGCGCCAAAGAGTGGATCAAGGAGTGCCAGCACCAGTTCAGACACCAGCGCTGGAACTGCAGCACCCTGGACCGGGACCACACTGTGTTTGGCAGGGTGATGCTGCGAA GCAGCAGAGAAGCCGCATTCGTGTACGCCATCTCCTCGGCCGGTGTGGTCTACGCCATCACCAGGGCGTGCAGCCAGGGCGAGATCAAGATCTGCAACTGCGACGGCCACAAGCGTGGCCAATCCAGCGACCACAGGGGCAACTTTGATTGGGGCGGCTGCAGCGACAACATCAATTACGGCATCAAGTTTGCAAAGGCCTTTGTGGACGCTCGTGAGAGGATGGTGAAGGACGCTCGGGCACTCATGAACCTCCACAACAACCGCTGTGGACGAATG GCAGTGAAGCGCTTCATGAAGCTGGAGTGCAAGTGTCACGGCGTCAGCGGCTCCTGTTCCGTGAGGACATGCTGGTTGGCCATGTCTGACTTCAGGCGGACAGGCGACTACCTCCGCAAGAAGTACAACACGGCCGTGGAggtgaccatgaatcaggacgGCACGGGCTTCATGGTGGCCGACAGGGACTTCAAGGGCAGTACCAAGAACGAGCTGGTGTACGTCGAGAACTCGCCCGATTATTGCCTCATGGATCGAGCAGCAG GTTCCTTGGGCACAGCGGGCCGAGTATGCAACAAATCCTCGCGCGGCACCGATGGCTGCGAGGTCATGTGCTGTGGGCGTGGCTACGACACCATGCGGGTCAAACGCCTCAGCCAGTGCGAGTGTAAGTTCAAGTGGTGCTGCAAGGTTGAGTGCAAAGACTGTGAGGACACTGTGGACATTCACACCTGCAAGCCTCACAAGCGACCCGATTGGCTGGacttaacctaa
- the st7l gene encoding suppressor of tumorigenicity 7 protein-like has protein sequence MDDSTGSNPQSHGFTDKLKSWLSWSWTYVCFVWFGMVLIMIYVLWSPLKLQESLTSASLFLNTLTPKFYVALTGTSSLISGLILIFEWWYFRKYGTSFIEQVSVSHLRPLLGGVESTSTTGLFSSVNGEAEPRPSVSECKVWRNPLNLFRGAEYNRYTWVTGKEPLTYYDMNLSAQDHQTFFTGDTQQLRPEDSVMQKAWRERNPQARIRAAYQAIEMNHECAAAYVLLAEEEATTITEAERLFKKALTIAGKDINLLVYIKRRLAMCARKLGRIKEAVKMMRDLMKEFPLLGMLNIHENLLEALLELQAYADVQAVLAKYDDISLPKSATICYTSALLKARAVSDKFSPEAASRRGLSTAEMNAVEAIHRAVEFNPHVPKYLLEMKSLILPPEHILKRGDSEAVAYAFFHLQHWKRAEGALNLLHCTWEGTFRIIPYPLEKGHLFYPYPGCTETADRELLPSFHEVSVYPKKELPFFILFTAGLCSFTAMLAMLTHQFPELMGVFAKAFFSTLFAPLGFFADKMESFMPSSFWHQLTRI, from the exons ATGGACGACTCCACTGGCAGTAATCCCCAATCTCATGGTTTTACAGACAAGTTAAAGTCTTGGCTCTCCTGGTCGTGGACGTACGTGTGCTTCGTGTGGTTCGGCATGGTTCTCATCATGATATACGTGTTGTGGAGCCCGCTCAAACTGCAGGAAAGCCTGACTTCTg CATCACTTTTTTTGAACACTTTGACTCCGAAATTCTACGTGGCTCTCACCGGGACATCTTCCCTCATCTCTGGACTCATCCTT ATATTTGAGTGGTGGTACTTTCGGAAGTATGGGACTTCCTTCATAGAGCAAGTCTCGGTCAGCCACCTGCGCCCCCTGCTGGGTGGAGTAGAAAGCACCTCCACTACTGGTCTCTTCTCGTCAGTCAACGGAGAGGCAGAGCCGAGACCCAGTGTGTCAG AGTGCAAAGTCTGGAGGAATCCTTTGAATCTGTTCAGAGGAGCAGAATACAACAG GTACACGTGGGTGACCGGGAAGGAACCACTGACGTACTACGACATGAACCTGTCTGCTCAGGACCATCAGACCTTTTTTACAGGAGACACTCAGCAATTAAGGCCAGAGGATTCAG TCATGCAGAAGGCCTGGAGGGAGAGAAATCCTCAAGCCAGGATTAGAGCAGCTTACCAGGCCATAGAGATGAACCACGA ATGTGCTGCAGCCTACGTGCTTCTGGCAGAAGAAGAAGCCACAACAATCACAGAAGCTGAGCGCCTCTTTAAAAAAGCTCTAACTATTG CAGGCAAAGATATCAACTTACTGGTTTACATTAAACGCAGACTGGCCATGTGCGCACGCAAGCTGGGACGCATTAAAGAGGCTGTGAAAATGATGCGAGAt TTAATGAAGGAGTTCCCATTGTTGGGGATGTTAAATATACATGAAAACCTCCTGGAGGCGCTCCTCGAGCTTCAAGCATATGCTGATGTGCAGGCTGTCCTCGCCAAATATGACG ACATCAGCCTCCCGAAGTCAGCCACAATATGCTACACGTCCGCACTCTTGAAAGCGCGGGCCGTGTCGGATAA GTTCTCCCCAGAGGCGGCGTCCAGGCGGGGGCTCAGCACAGCAGAGATGAACGCTGTTGAGGCCATTCATAGGGCTGTGGAGTTCAATCCGCATGTGCCAAAG TACTTGTTAGAGATGAAGAGCCTGATCCTGCCTCCAGAACACATCTTGAAGCGGGGTGACAGTGAGGCTGTGGCGTATGCTTTCTTCCACCTGCAGCACTGGAAGAGGGCCGAAGGAGCCTTAAACCTCCTCCACTGTACATGGGAGGGCA CCTTCAGGATAATTCCTTACCCACTAGAGAAGGGTCATCTGTTCTACCCTTACCCAGGATGCACAGAAACAGCAGATCGAGAGCTGCTACCAT CATTCCATGAGGTGTCGGTGTATCCAAAGAAAGAGCTTCCTTTCTTCATCCTCTTCACCGCAGGCCTTTGCTCTTTCACCGCCATGCTGGCCATGCTTACGCATCAGTTCCCGGAGCTCATGGGTGTCTTCGCCAAAGCG TTCTTCAGCACACTCTTCGCACCCCTGGGCTTCTTCGCAGACAAGATGGAAAGCTTCATGCCGTCCAGTTTCTGGCACCAACTGACTCGGATCTGA